In Silene latifolia isolate original U9 population chromosome 3, ASM4854445v1, whole genome shotgun sequence, a single window of DNA contains:
- the LOC141647685 gene encoding uncharacterized protein LOC141647685 — protein MELKHGIVALLIVYFFVAPYAFSVRARELAEVVSDEDVYEIDYRGPETHSHLPPPKKLGGAPYIHDQTVKFQKDGRLPANKFPRNGN, from the exons ATGGAGTTAAAGCATGGGATTGTCGCTTTGTTAATCGTCTACTTCTTCGTCGCACCTTACGCTTTTTCAG TAAGAGCAAGGGAGTTGGCAGAAGTCGTGAGCGATGAAGATGTATACGAAATTGATTATAGAGGACCAGAGACGCATTCTCATCTTCCACCACCAAAAAAATTGGGAGGAGCTCCTTACATACATGATCAAACCGTCAAATTTCAAAAAGATGGAAGGCTTCCTGCCAACAAGTTTCCAAGAAAT GGAAACTGA